One Edaphobacter bradus DNA window includes the following coding sequences:
- a CDS encoding flavin monoamine oxidase family protein, which translates to MGISRRDFLMRVGQAGGYSAAFVTMQSLGLMPMRAEAVQPIEAAPGTGKGVKIVVCGGGVGGLVTAYEAKKLGYEVTLLEARKRPGGRAWSARNGDEVEFVDGTLQKITWSEGLYQNMGPARLPSVHGTMLGYCRELKVPLEVEVNTSRSTLLQNDKVNGGKPVQQRKAINDTRGQVSELLLKAIAGGALDQELSAEDRQRMIEVLKIYGPLDKSGKYKGSDRSEIDRYPGAGPQTMIVDEHPLDVHTLLDADFWGAELYEEAWDWQATMFQPVNGMQQISNAFAKSLGASVIFDAPVTEIAKTAKGVRVSYTKGGATKSIEADYAVCAMPLAILKKIKSDLDTEHRGAVDRVGASYRGAFKIPWEAKRFWETDYNIYGGLSFLAEGPSPVWYPSAGLFSERGIVVAGYMDEAMGGFDKLSMQEKFEASRASIEKLHPGHGKDLEKPIYCGWKHIKWNEGSWIGGISPADYDVITQADGPIYFAGDHTSHIVGWQEGAALSGKRAVQMISEKVKAARLEGKHRGTVSA; encoded by the coding sequence ATGGGGATTTCCAGACGTGATTTTCTGATGCGTGTAGGGCAGGCTGGCGGATACAGCGCTGCGTTCGTAACCATGCAGTCGCTGGGACTGATGCCGATGAGGGCAGAGGCTGTGCAGCCGATCGAAGCGGCGCCTGGAACAGGCAAAGGCGTGAAGATCGTCGTGTGCGGCGGCGGCGTTGGCGGACTCGTTACAGCGTATGAGGCGAAGAAGCTGGGATACGAGGTTACTCTGCTGGAGGCGCGTAAGCGTCCGGGCGGGCGCGCGTGGAGCGCGCGGAACGGCGACGAGGTGGAGTTCGTCGATGGGACACTGCAGAAGATTACCTGGAGCGAGGGGCTGTATCAGAATATGGGCCCCGCGCGCCTTCCCTCGGTGCACGGGACGATGCTGGGTTACTGTCGTGAGCTCAAGGTTCCTCTTGAGGTGGAGGTGAACACTTCGCGCTCGACGCTTCTGCAGAACGACAAAGTGAATGGCGGCAAGCCGGTGCAGCAGCGCAAGGCGATCAACGATACGCGCGGGCAGGTGAGCGAGCTGCTCTTGAAGGCGATTGCGGGTGGCGCGCTGGATCAGGAACTGAGCGCGGAAGACCGGCAGCGCATGATCGAGGTCCTCAAGATCTATGGGCCGCTGGATAAGAGCGGGAAGTACAAGGGGTCGGATCGCTCGGAGATCGACCGCTATCCGGGGGCAGGACCACAGACGATGATTGTGGACGAGCATCCGTTGGATGTGCACACGCTGCTCGATGCAGACTTCTGGGGCGCGGAACTTTACGAAGAGGCATGGGACTGGCAGGCGACGATGTTCCAGCCGGTGAACGGCATGCAGCAGATCTCGAACGCATTTGCCAAGTCGCTGGGGGCTTCGGTAATCTTCGACGCTCCGGTGACGGAGATTGCCAAGACAGCGAAAGGCGTGCGTGTGAGCTACACGAAGGGCGGCGCGACGAAGTCAATTGAGGCTGACTATGCTGTATGCGCGATGCCGCTCGCGATCCTGAAGAAGATCAAGTCGGATCTGGACACGGAGCATCGTGGAGCAGTGGATCGCGTTGGCGCGTCGTACCGCGGGGCGTTCAAGATTCCGTGGGAGGCGAAGCGTTTCTGGGAGACGGACTACAACATCTATGGCGGACTTTCGTTCCTGGCAGAGGGGCCAAGCCCGGTGTGGTATCCGAGCGCGGGTCTGTTTTCAGAGCGCGGGATTGTTGTGGCGGGCTACATGGACGAGGCGATGGGAGGCTTCGACAAGCTGTCGATGCAGGAGAAGTTCGAGGCTTCACGCGCGTCGATCGAGAAGCTGCATCCAGGGCATGGCAAGGACCTGGAGAAGCCGATCTACTGTGGCTGGAAGCATATCAAGTGGAACGAGGGTTCATGGATCGGCGGGATTTCGCCGGCGGATTATGACGTGATTACGCAAGCGGATGGCCCGATCTACTTCGCAGGCGACCACACGAGTCATATTGTGGGGTGGCAGGAGGGCGCGGCCCTGAGCGGAAAGCGCGCAGTGCAGATGATCAGCGAAAAGGTGAAGGCGGCGCGGCTTGAGGGTAAGCATCGCGGCACGGTTTCAGCGTAG
- a CDS encoding Rid family hydrolase, with product MKKLVFVVAMMTGCAALQAQTAVKHIQDDKSPIAKGVWAGDTFYLSGQLASPITPADAAKGTPAEYGDTKAQAASVFAKIQAALKDQGLDTKDVVKMTVFLGPDPKTGKLDFAGMQSEYVKYFGTTEQPNKPARSAFQVAALAAPWALLEVEVIAVKSK from the coding sequence ATGAAGAAGTTGGTGTTTGTAGTAGCGATGATGACTGGCTGCGCGGCATTGCAGGCGCAGACCGCAGTGAAGCATATCCAGGACGACAAGAGCCCGATTGCCAAGGGCGTGTGGGCCGGCGATACGTTCTATCTGAGCGGCCAGCTTGCTTCGCCGATCACGCCGGCGGACGCGGCCAAGGGCACGCCCGCTGAATATGGCGACACGAAGGCGCAGGCGGCCAGCGTGTTCGCCAAGATTCAGGCGGCGTTGAAGGATCAAGGGCTGGACACGAAGGATGTGGTCAAGATGACCGTATTCCTTGGCCCTGATCCGAAGACGGGCAAGTTGGATTTTGCGGGGATGCAGTCGGAGTACGTGAAGTACTTTGGGACAACGGAGCAGCCGAACAAGCCGGCGCGCTCAGCGTTCCAGGTTGCCGCTCTGGCAGCACCGTGGGCACTGCTCGAGGTGGAAGTGATTGCAGTAAAGAGCAAGTAG
- a CDS encoding EAL domain-containing protein, protein MLSGQLLDVIKGIESDQFVPYFQPIVELRSGVLTGFEILARWRHPERGIVTPDEFIPLTERSHSINALTEKLLQRAFVIAAYMPSHLTLSINISPTQLHDSSLPSQFQRAAASGRFPLERLIVEITESALASNLERARETAHALKDMGARLALDDFGTGFSSLIHLQKLPFDELKVDASFVRSITKDRDSRKIAAAIIGLGHSLGLTTVAEGIEDQAQADLLLWLGCELGQGWFYGQPIAPRAMTRFDFAHPPGPPAGMPVTGWDHEASTHLEALPAQRLAQLQAIYDGAHVGLCFLDRNLRYTSINRGLAEIDGLPVAYHLGRAIADVVPEMYSHLETCLQRALRGKPTASTEIHDIDLTQSGDPRSLLVSCQPARDEAGEVIGISVSVIDITDRAKAEKALKESEDHYRNTVELSPQVTWTADPNGRILDFGSLWETLTGMTRDETLGEGWINALHPDDVEPARLQWEQSRRTGAPIDIEYRIGRKHGNYRWMRARAYPRRGENGEVTRWYGVVEDIDMQKKTERALLRSQSRLQAVFDAVPVGLVIAEAPSGRIVMRNPHAEYILGPSDAEIDTIDAYRKRTAFHPDGTPVQPHEYPLARAILHGETTPPEQILYQRADGSKVLLRATASPVRGLNGEITGGVLALEEIDGEKEPS, encoded by the coding sequence ATGCTTAGCGGCCAGCTGCTTGACGTAATCAAGGGGATTGAGAGCGATCAATTCGTCCCCTACTTCCAGCCGATCGTTGAGCTGCGCAGTGGGGTGCTGACTGGCTTTGAGATCCTCGCTCGCTGGCGTCATCCTGAGCGAGGCATCGTCACGCCCGACGAGTTCATTCCCCTCACCGAGCGGAGCCACTCCATCAACGCCTTGACGGAGAAGCTGCTTCAGCGGGCCTTTGTCATTGCCGCGTACATGCCCAGCCACCTCACGCTCTCCATCAACATCTCGCCCACCCAGCTTCATGACAGCTCTCTTCCCAGTCAGTTTCAGCGAGCCGCAGCGTCAGGACGCTTTCCACTCGAGCGGCTCATCGTCGAGATCACCGAGAGCGCGCTGGCCTCGAACCTCGAACGGGCTCGCGAGACCGCGCATGCGCTCAAAGACATGGGCGCGCGGCTCGCCCTCGACGACTTCGGAACCGGCTTCTCCAGTCTCATTCATCTTCAGAAGCTCCCCTTCGACGAACTCAAAGTCGATGCCAGCTTCGTACGTTCCATCACCAAAGACCGCGACAGCCGCAAGATCGCTGCAGCCATCATCGGCCTCGGTCACAGCCTCGGCCTCACCACGGTCGCCGAGGGAATCGAGGATCAGGCACAGGCCGATCTCCTTCTCTGGCTTGGCTGCGAACTCGGACAAGGCTGGTTCTACGGCCAGCCTATTGCTCCGAGAGCGATGACCCGCTTCGACTTCGCCCATCCTCCCGGCCCACCTGCAGGAATGCCCGTCACTGGCTGGGATCACGAGGCTTCCACGCACCTCGAGGCGCTGCCCGCACAACGCCTCGCACAGCTCCAGGCCATCTACGACGGCGCTCACGTTGGCCTCTGTTTTCTCGATCGCAATCTTCGCTACACCAGCATCAACCGCGGTCTCGCGGAGATCGACGGCCTGCCCGTCGCCTACCACCTCGGCAGAGCCATCGCCGACGTCGTCCCCGAGATGTACTCCCACCTCGAGACCTGTCTGCAGCGAGCGCTTCGCGGCAAGCCAACAGCCAGCACCGAAATTCACGACATCGATCTGACCCAAAGTGGCGATCCACGCAGCCTTCTCGTCTCCTGCCAACCCGCGCGGGACGAAGCTGGCGAGGTCATCGGCATCTCCGTCTCTGTCATCGACATCACTGACCGCGCGAAGGCAGAGAAGGCCCTCAAAGAGAGCGAAGACCACTACCGCAACACCGTCGAATTGAGTCCGCAGGTCACCTGGACCGCTGACCCCAACGGCAGGATTCTCGACTTCGGATCGCTGTGGGAGACCCTCACGGGAATGACGCGCGACGAGACACTCGGGGAGGGATGGATCAACGCGCTGCACCCCGACGACGTCGAGCCAGCGAGGCTCCAATGGGAGCAGTCCAGGCGCACTGGCGCGCCCATAGACATCGAGTACCGCATCGGGAGAAAACACGGTAACTATCGATGGATGCGTGCCCGCGCCTACCCTCGTCGCGGTGAAAACGGAGAGGTCACTCGCTGGTACGGCGTCGTCGAGGACATCGACATGCAGAAGAAGACCGAGCGCGCTCTCCTCCGCAGCCAGTCGCGCCTCCAGGCTGTCTTCGATGCTGTACCGGTCGGCCTCGTCATCGCCGAGGCCCCCAGCGGCCGCATCGTCATGCGCAACCCGCACGCCGAATATATCCTCGGTCCGAGCGATGCAGAGATCGACACCATCGACGCCTACCGGAAGCGCACCGCATTTCATCCTGATGGCACACCAGTCCAGCCCCACGAGTATCCTCTCGCCCGCGCCATCCTTCACGGCGAGACTACGCCGCCCGAGCAGATCCTCTACCAGCGCGCCGACGGCTCAAAGGTACTGCTCCGCGCCACCGCCTCGCCCGTCCGCGGCCTCAACGGCGAGATCACCGGAGGCGTTCTTGCCCTTGAGGAGATCGACGGCGAGAAAGAACCGTCCTGA
- a CDS encoding dipeptidase encodes MLISTRSTTLVVLASLTLPLIAQHPRKVTQAEVDRITRDAILIDTHNDVPSRTVDGYDIATHNDKGQTDLSRMKGFLGAEFFAVYVGAEYVKDNHSANRTLQMIDTVKTDVIAAHPNDFVFATTADDIVRAHNEHKIAALMGIEGGHAIEDSLRLLRDYYTLGVRYMTLTHFNTNSWADSQGDIDNPKVVHHNGLTPFGKDVVREMNRLGMMVDISHTADKTFWDALETSSAPVIASHSGCRAVTNYTRNMTDDMIRALAAKGGVMQINFGCEFLSQRYFDELKPLQAKRREAYNQIQQIADPVAKEEALEKLRAEMAAEGPKPATLADVVAQIDHAVKVGGIDHVGIGTDFDGVGCVPPDLDSYSKFPALTRALLEKGYSAEDIKKIYGGNLLRVMRAVEQEARREQAAGVKPPAINSPAK; translated from the coding sequence TTGCTCATTTCGACGCGAAGCACTACCTTGGTCGTCCTCGCCTCCCTCACACTTCCTCTTATTGCGCAGCACCCCCGCAAGGTCACTCAAGCTGAGGTCGACCGCATCACCCGCGATGCGATCCTCATTGATACGCATAATGACGTCCCCTCTCGTACGGTCGATGGCTACGACATCGCCACCCACAACGACAAGGGCCAGACCGATCTCTCGCGCATGAAGGGCTTTCTCGGTGCCGAGTTCTTCGCCGTCTACGTCGGTGCCGAATACGTCAAAGACAACCACTCTGCCAACCGCACCCTGCAGATGATCGATACGGTGAAGACCGACGTCATCGCGGCGCACCCCAACGACTTCGTCTTCGCCACCACCGCCGACGATATCGTCCGTGCCCACAACGAGCACAAGATCGCCGCTCTCATGGGAATTGAAGGCGGCCACGCCATCGAGGACTCGCTCCGACTCCTCCGCGATTACTACACCCTTGGCGTCCGCTACATGACCCTCACCCACTTCAACACCAACAGCTGGGCAGACTCCCAGGGGGACATCGATAACCCCAAGGTCGTCCATCACAACGGCCTCACTCCCTTCGGCAAAGACGTCGTTCGCGAGATGAACCGCCTCGGCATGATGGTCGACATCTCCCACACCGCCGATAAGACGTTCTGGGATGCGCTTGAGACCTCCTCCGCCCCCGTCATCGCCTCGCACTCCGGCTGCCGCGCCGTCACCAACTACACCCGCAACATGACCGACGACATGATCCGTGCGCTGGCGGCAAAGGGCGGAGTCATGCAGATCAACTTCGGCTGCGAGTTCCTTTCGCAGCGTTACTTTGACGAGCTCAAGCCTCTCCAGGCCAAGCGCCGCGAGGCCTACAACCAGATCCAACAGATCGCTGATCCCGTCGCCAAAGAAGAGGCCCTTGAAAAGCTCCGCGCCGAGATGGCAGCCGAAGGACCTAAGCCCGCCACGCTCGCTGACGTCGTCGCGCAGATCGACCACGCCGTCAAAGTCGGCGGCATCGATCACGTAGGCATCGGTACGGACTTCGATGGCGTAGGTTGCGTCCCGCCCGACCTTGACTCTTACTCGAAGTTCCCTGCTCTTACCCGCGCACTACTGGAGAAGGGCTACTCCGCCGAAGACATCAAGAAGATCTACGGCGGGAATCTGCTCCGCGTCATGCGCGCCGTGGAGCAGGAAGCCCGGCGAGAGCAGGCTGCCGGAGTCAAACCTCCTGCCATCAACTCTCCAGCCAAATAG
- a CDS encoding carboxypeptidase regulatory-like domain-containing protein, with the protein MHRLIKKHLSLLLPVLLLAVVAACAQAQSNYGAVRGTVTDVQGAALTPATVSLISQSKMAVRSTVSNSAGEFVFNAVEPDTYTLRVSMDGFKTSENKGIAVDSGNTIPFDVKLQIGSTSQSVEVTATEDLVTNGTSYNGQLIDSQKLENLPNPGRNPFLFSKLDNAVTAAGDPRFVRFQDQSGSSTISIAGGPMSSNNYSVDGVPITDFSNRAVIIPSIEAVEEVKVQANTYDAEIGRTSGGMFNTTLKSGSNALHGVLQGETRQTNWGANTFFNNQKGIPRGAAEFYSYVGSLSGPIPLPTWLGGKDKTFFAITGEGYRQRSPFVNTTSFVVPTALQRGGDFSEIGTVTPTGTCATGTNGKDAICIKNLAAGGYYPGNKITNINPIGLKILQAYPTPNTTESRFGVTNFNGGDTLGDRADEFNGKVTHQFSSRWLADFYYLHYGSKEPGGNPLQTQAGYSGSYLLYRKVDAIGIQNTISVNPTTVLTVGFGFNRFPNNTLDISNGFDQTTLGLPSYYTSAQSKKAFPRITADASLANEGTSNSGPQVYFSRNFVVGIGKNLGRHSLKAGYNYRAISLTFTSLSDASGWFNFNNLSGTAAADILQGFPTTGQLIVPSQLAYTTGYQAVYLQDDFRLNPRLTFNLGFRYEYEPGIHERDNRISVGFDRNAVYNAFGSSVQAKGGVEFAGQNGYGTNTGNMGSKYNPRAGFAYAVDNQTVVKVGYGVFYAPEYYTNNNGYAPGYILTNSIPSQSGTPTISLSNPYPTIKTTPTGNSNGLSTSIGTTLSLIDQYRRSPLFQSYSLQVEHEFPMGVALKIGYVGGHGRNLPNSLNINQLPDSQYSQGTTLSTKVANPYVGLGSWGPGKVNKYQTLLPFPQYQAITMATSLGKSNYNSLDLKVQKRFNRGVTLLAAYTWASNWDNIWGAYGSSNSLNSGNNGPQDIYDLSREYARATNDIPNRLSLAGTLELPFGRGKPFLSGVNRWVDLAVGGWRFNDITVIQNGGPLAITQGNANSSYGNSTQRPSLIAGSSPCKSGSPEGRLNSYFNAAAYSITAPFAYGTAPRASNCYGPGYINSDLSLNKDFRVTERVHAEFRAEALNAFNTPQFATPSLSVGSSSVNTKTGIVTTTPNSGAGQITGTLGFPRLVQLGGRLTF; encoded by the coding sequence ATGCATCGCTTGATCAAAAAACATCTCAGCCTGCTATTACCAGTTCTGTTGCTAGCCGTAGTTGCAGCATGCGCTCAGGCCCAGTCAAACTATGGCGCTGTTCGCGGAACCGTGACTGATGTTCAGGGAGCGGCGCTGACTCCTGCGACGGTGTCACTTATTTCGCAGTCGAAGATGGCGGTACGCTCGACGGTGAGCAACAGTGCGGGCGAGTTTGTCTTCAATGCGGTAGAACCGGACACGTACACCCTCAGGGTGTCGATGGACGGCTTCAAGACGTCGGAGAACAAGGGGATCGCTGTCGATTCCGGAAATACGATTCCGTTCGACGTGAAGCTGCAGATCGGCTCGACGAGCCAGAGCGTAGAAGTTACGGCGACGGAAGATCTGGTCACCAACGGCACTTCATACAATGGGCAGCTTATCGATTCGCAGAAGCTCGAGAACCTTCCGAATCCCGGCCGCAATCCATTCCTTTTTTCGAAGCTCGACAATGCTGTGACGGCGGCGGGCGATCCGCGTTTTGTGCGCTTCCAGGACCAGAGCGGATCGTCGACGATTTCGATTGCCGGCGGACCGATGAGTTCGAACAACTACTCGGTCGACGGTGTGCCGATCACGGACTTCAGCAACCGCGCCGTAATTATTCCCAGCATTGAAGCGGTTGAAGAAGTGAAGGTGCAGGCGAATACTTACGATGCGGAGATTGGCCGCACGAGTGGCGGCATGTTCAACACCACACTGAAGTCAGGCTCCAACGCGCTGCACGGCGTACTGCAGGGCGAGACGCGTCAGACCAACTGGGGCGCAAATACATTCTTCAACAATCAGAAGGGAATCCCCCGCGGAGCGGCCGAATTTTACTCGTACGTGGGTAGCCTTTCCGGTCCTATTCCGCTGCCGACGTGGCTTGGGGGCAAGGACAAGACGTTCTTTGCCATTACGGGAGAGGGGTATCGCCAACGTTCCCCGTTCGTCAACACCACGTCATTTGTGGTTCCTACGGCGCTTCAGCGCGGCGGAGATTTCTCTGAGATCGGAACTGTTACGCCAACCGGTACATGTGCTACCGGCACTAATGGCAAGGATGCTATTTGCATCAAGAACCTCGCGGCAGGCGGCTACTACCCGGGCAACAAGATCACGAACATCAACCCGATCGGCCTGAAGATTCTGCAGGCGTATCCTACGCCGAACACGACCGAAAGCCGCTTTGGCGTGACGAACTTCAACGGAGGCGACACGCTCGGCGACCGCGCAGACGAGTTCAACGGGAAGGTGACCCATCAATTCTCCTCGCGATGGCTGGCCGACTTCTACTACCTGCACTATGGCAGCAAGGAGCCAGGCGGCAACCCACTGCAGACGCAAGCCGGCTATTCCGGTTCTTATCTGCTCTATCGTAAGGTGGATGCGATCGGCATCCAGAACACGATCAGTGTAAATCCGACGACAGTGCTGACAGTCGGCTTCGGCTTCAACCGTTTCCCGAACAACACGCTAGACATCAGTAACGGGTTCGACCAGACGACCCTGGGGCTTCCCTCTTACTACACGTCGGCCCAATCGAAGAAGGCTTTCCCGCGCATTACAGCCGACGCGAGCCTCGCAAACGAAGGAACTTCAAACTCAGGTCCGCAGGTTTATTTTTCTCGCAATTTCGTTGTGGGCATCGGGAAGAACCTTGGCAGGCACAGCCTGAAAGCAGGTTATAACTATCGCGCGATTAGTCTGACCTTCACGAGCTTGAGCGATGCCTCCGGCTGGTTCAACTTCAACAATCTCTCCGGAACGGCTGCTGCCGACATACTTCAGGGCTTCCCGACCACCGGCCAGTTGATCGTGCCGTCGCAGCTTGCCTACACTACCGGCTACCAAGCCGTGTACCTGCAGGACGACTTCCGGCTCAACCCCCGGCTGACGTTCAATCTGGGCTTCCGTTACGAATACGAACCGGGTATCCATGAGCGGGACAATCGGATTTCGGTTGGGTTCGACCGCAATGCCGTCTACAACGCCTTCGGCAGCAGTGTGCAGGCGAAGGGCGGCGTGGAATTCGCCGGGCAAAACGGATATGGCACCAACACCGGGAACATGGGGAGCAAATACAATCCCCGTGCTGGCTTCGCGTATGCGGTGGACAACCAAACGGTGGTCAAGGTTGGTTACGGCGTCTTCTACGCTCCGGAGTATTACACCAATAACAACGGTTATGCGCCGGGATACATTCTTACGAACTCTATTCCGTCGCAGAGCGGGACGCCTACGATCAGCCTCAGCAATCCCTACCCGACAATCAAGACGACTCCCACTGGAAACTCGAACGGTCTGAGCACCAGCATTGGAACAACGTTGTCGTTGATCGATCAGTACCGGCGCTCGCCGCTCTTCCAGTCCTACTCGTTGCAGGTAGAACATGAGTTCCCGATGGGCGTCGCTCTCAAGATTGGTTATGTGGGCGGCCATGGGCGGAACCTGCCAAACAGCCTCAACATCAATCAGCTTCCCGACAGCCAGTACTCGCAAGGCACCACGCTCAGCACCAAGGTAGCCAATCCGTACGTAGGGCTCGGGTCCTGGGGTCCGGGAAAAGTCAACAAGTATCAAACTCTGCTTCCGTTCCCCCAGTACCAGGCGATCACGATGGCCACAAGTCTAGGCAAGTCGAATTACAACTCGCTCGACCTTAAGGTGCAGAAGCGCTTCAATAGGGGCGTGACTCTGCTGGCGGCCTACACCTGGGCCTCCAACTGGGACAACATCTGGGGCGCCTACGGCTCGTCGAACTCTTTGAACTCGGGCAACAACGGGCCGCAGGACATCTACGATCTGTCCAGGGAGTATGCTCGCGCAACCAACGACATTCCGAACCGCCTTTCCCTCGCGGGAACTCTGGAGTTGCCGTTTGGCCGAGGCAAGCCGTTCCTCAGCGGCGTGAACCGCTGGGTTGACCTCGCGGTGGGAGGCTGGCGCTTCAACGACATCACCGTTATCCAGAATGGTGGTCCCCTTGCAATTACGCAGGGCAACGCCAATAGCTCGTACGGCAACAGCACCCAGCGTCCGAGCCTCATAGCCGGTTCGTCTCCGTGCAAGTCGGGATCTCCGGAAGGTCGCCTGAACAGCTATTTCAATGCGGCTGCCTATAGCATCACGGCTCCCTTCGCCTACGGAACGGCGCCGCGAGCCAGCAACTGCTATGGACCCGGTTACATCAACTCGGATCTCTCACTAAACAAGGACTTCCGGGTGACCGAACGAGTCCATGCGGAGTTTCGCGCCGAGGCCTTGAACGCCTTCAACACGCCGCAGTTCGCCACGCCGAGTCTCTCGGTCGGTAGCTCGAGCGTGAACACGAAGACGGGTATCGTGACGACGACGCCGAACTCCGGCGCCGGTCAGATCACTGGTACGCTTGGCTTCCCGCGGTTGGTGCAGTTGGGCGGCAGGTTAACCTTCTGA
- the gnd gene encoding decarboxylating NADP(+)-dependent phosphogluconate dehydrogenase, whose translation MAEGSCDIGLIGLAVMGQNLVLNMNDHGYKVAVFNRTTSKVDDFINNEAEGTQVVGAHSVEELCKLLKRPRRVMMMVKAGEVVDQTIELVLPYLEKGDILIDGGNSLFTDTNRRTKELAEKGILFIGTGVSGGEEGARFGPSIMPGGNKEAWPHVKEIFQAIAAKVEDGTPCCDWVGQDGAGHYVKMVHNGIEYGDIQLICEAYQLLKDGLDLTADEFSEVFTEWNKGELDSYLIEITAEIFAKKDEDGQPMIDKILDTAGQKGTGKWTAISALDLGQPVTLIGESVFARCLSALKDERIAASKVLEGPKKMLTGLSGIEKKEFIEDVRRALYCSKMVSYAQGYMLLRAVEKEQNWDLNMGGIALMWRGGCIIRSVFLGNIKAAFDKNPRLQNLLLDDFFSSELNKYGGSWRKAVTHAIEIGVPMPAFSTALSFYDGYRTERLPANLLQAQRDFFGAHTYERVDRPRGEFFHTNWTGRGGRVSSSTYNV comes from the coding sequence ATGGCAGAGGGAAGTTGCGATATTGGTTTGATTGGGTTGGCTGTCATGGGCCAGAACCTCGTGTTGAACATGAACGACCACGGATACAAGGTGGCGGTGTTCAACCGTACGACCTCGAAGGTGGATGACTTTATCAACAACGAGGCCGAGGGGACGCAGGTTGTAGGGGCGCACTCGGTCGAGGAGCTTTGCAAGCTGCTGAAGCGGCCGCGGCGCGTGATGATGATGGTGAAGGCCGGCGAGGTCGTCGACCAGACCATCGAGCTTGTGCTGCCTTACCTTGAGAAGGGCGATATCCTGATCGACGGCGGCAACTCGCTGTTTACGGACACAAATCGTCGCACGAAGGAGCTTGCGGAGAAGGGGATTCTCTTTATCGGCACTGGCGTCTCGGGTGGAGAAGAGGGCGCGCGGTTTGGCCCCTCGATCATGCCCGGCGGCAATAAAGAAGCGTGGCCGCATGTGAAGGAGATATTCCAGGCCATTGCGGCGAAGGTCGAAGATGGAACTCCGTGCTGCGACTGGGTGGGGCAGGATGGCGCCGGGCACTACGTGAAGATGGTGCACAACGGCATCGAATATGGCGACATCCAGCTGATCTGCGAGGCCTACCAGTTGCTGAAGGACGGGTTGGACCTGACTGCGGACGAGTTCAGCGAGGTCTTCACGGAGTGGAACAAGGGTGAACTGGACAGCTACCTGATCGAGATTACGGCCGAGATCTTTGCCAAGAAGGACGAAGACGGGCAGCCGATGATCGACAAGATTCTGGACACAGCCGGGCAGAAGGGAACGGGCAAGTGGACGGCGATCTCGGCGCTTGACCTGGGCCAGCCCGTGACTCTGATCGGCGAGAGCGTCTTTGCGCGATGCCTGTCGGCGTTGAAGGACGAGCGTATCGCGGCTTCGAAGGTGCTCGAAGGGCCGAAGAAGATGCTGACGGGCTTATCTGGAATCGAGAAGAAGGAGTTCATTGAGGATGTTCGTCGGGCCCTCTACTGCTCAAAGATGGTGAGCTACGCGCAGGGCTATATGCTGCTGCGCGCCGTCGAGAAGGAGCAGAACTGGGACCTGAACATGGGCGGCATTGCGCTGATGTGGCGCGGCGGCTGCATCATCCGCAGCGTGTTCCTGGGCAACATCAAGGCAGCGTTCGATAAGAATCCCAGGCTGCAGAATCTGCTGCTGGATGATTTCTTCTCGAGCGAATTGAACAAGTATGGGGGGTCGTGGCGGAAGGCCGTGACCCACGCAATCGAGATCGGCGTGCCGATGCCCGCGTTCTCGACGGCGTTGTCGTTCTACGATGGCTACCGCACGGAGAGACTGCCGGCAAACCTGTTGCAGGCGCAGCGGGACTTCTTCGGAGCCCATACGTATGAGCGTGTGGACAGGCCGCGCGGGGAGTTCTTCCACACCAACTGGACGGGGCGGGGCGGACGAGTCTCGTCCTCGACCTACAACGTATAG
- a CDS encoding HesB/IscA family protein yields the protein MATATVTPTAEVITGTPVSAQPVTLTPAAVAKVKEIMATQDPVPAGLRIGVVGGGCSGFQYSMSFENQAGMMDKVFKFDDLKVFVDGTSAMYLKNCTVDYVETLEAAGFKFENAAVKSTCGCGSSFSV from the coding sequence ATGGCCACAGCAACCGTAACCCCTACCGCTGAAGTTATTACCGGAACCCCTGTTTCGGCGCAGCCGGTGACCCTGACCCCAGCCGCAGTTGCCAAGGTCAAGGAGATTATGGCGACCCAGGATCCTGTTCCCGCCGGGTTGCGGATCGGTGTTGTCGGCGGCGGATGCTCGGGCTTCCAGTACTCGATGTCCTTTGAGAACCAGGCCGGCATGATGGACAAGGTCTTCAAGTTCGACGACCTGAAGGTGTTTGTGGACGGAACCTCGGCCATGTACCTGAAGAACTGCACGGTGGACTACGTTGAGACGCTGGAGGCAGCGGGCTTCAAGTTCGAGAATGCCGCCGTGAAGTCGACCTGCGGTTGCGGTTCGAGCTTCAGCGTTTAG